A single region of the Deltaproteobacteria bacterium genome encodes:
- a CDS encoding SDR family oxidoreductase has product MTGVGADPTRAFRLDGRVAVVTGASSGIGVALAEGLAAAGARVALAARRTDRLEELAARLRAAGAEAHAFACDVACDESVERLASEVAARLGPVQVLVNNAGLGDPLPAEQEPVEAFRATLEVNLVGSFRCAQRFGREMLAAGRGSIVNVASILGVVGVGQIPQGSYAASKGGVVNLTRELAAQWARRGVRVNALAPAWFPTEMTERMFGDERALKWVRSRTPMGRPGRLEELVGPLLFLASDASSYVTGHTLLVDGGWTAV; this is encoded by the coding sequence GTGACGGGTGTGGGAGCGGATCCGACCCGGGCGTTCCGCCTCGACGGGCGCGTCGCGGTCGTGACGGGCGCCTCGTCGGGGATCGGTGTCGCGCTCGCCGAGGGGCTGGCCGCCGCGGGGGCGCGCGTCGCGCTGGCGGCCCGGCGGACGGACCGCCTCGAGGAGCTCGCCGCGCGGCTGCGCGCCGCCGGCGCGGAGGCGCACGCCTTCGCCTGCGACGTCGCCTGCGACGAGTCGGTCGAGCGCCTGGCCAGCGAGGTGGCGGCGCGGCTCGGGCCGGTCCAGGTGCTCGTCAACAACGCGGGGCTGGGCGACCCGCTGCCGGCCGAGCAGGAGCCCGTCGAGGCCTTCCGGGCGACGCTCGAGGTGAACCTCGTCGGCAGCTTCCGCTGCGCGCAGCGCTTCGGGCGCGAGATGCTCGCGGCGGGCCGCGGCTCGATCGTGAACGTGGCGTCGATCCTCGGCGTCGTCGGCGTCGGGCAGATCCCGCAAGGGAGCTACGCGGCGTCGAAGGGCGGGGTGGTGAACCTGACGCGCGAGCTGGCGGCGCAGTGGGCGCGGCGCGGCGTGCGCGTGAACGCCCTCGCACCGGCCTGGTTCCCCACCGAGATGACGGAGCGCATGTTCGGCGACGAGCGCGCCCTCAAGTGGGTGCGCTCGCGCACCCCGATGGGCCGCCCGGGCCGCCTCGAGGAGCTCGTCGGCCCGCTCCTCTTCCTCGCCTCCGACGCCTCGAGCTACGTCACCGGCCACACCCTCCTCGTCGACG
- a CDS encoding flavin reductase family protein produces the protein MPVDPQQFRTLLRRWASGVTVVTTRAGEHVAGMTVSSFSAVSLEPPLVLFCADKQALTLPVVARAGVFAVNVLAADQFALSAQFALSGNEELRFEGLACRTGPSGAPWLPGTVAVLDCRTVAAHDAGDHVIYVGQVEAAEFDPEREPLVYHDAAYRRLAPLDP, from the coding sequence TTGCCGGTCGACCCGCAGCAGTTCCGGACGCTGCTGCGCCGCTGGGCGAGCGGGGTCACCGTCGTGACCACGCGGGCCGGCGAGCACGTGGCGGGGATGACCGTGTCCTCCTTCAGCGCGGTGTCGCTCGAGCCCCCGCTCGTGCTGTTCTGCGCCGACAAGCAGGCGCTGACCCTGCCCGTGGTCGCCCGGGCCGGCGTCTTCGCCGTCAACGTGCTCGCGGCGGACCAGTTCGCGCTCTCGGCCCAGTTTGCGCTCTCCGGCAACGAGGAGCTGCGCTTCGAGGGTCTCGCCTGCCGCACCGGGCCGAGCGGCGCACCGTGGCTGCCCGGCACCGTGGCGGTCCTCGACTGCCGCACCGTCGCCGCCCACGACGCCGGCGACCACGTGATCTACGTCGGCCAGGTGGAGGCGGCGGAGTTCGATCCCGAACGCGAGCCGCTGGTCTACCACGACGCCGCCTACCGGCGGCTGGCGCCGCTCGACCCGTGA
- a CDS encoding fructose-bisphosphate aldolase class I, producing MSHPEGHELEATAQALVAPGKGILAADESTGTIKKRFDSIRVESTEENRRDYREMLFTTPGCEQHISGVILYDETIRQKASDGTPLPKLLEKRGIIPGIKVDKGTQKLPFSADEKITEGLDGLRQRLVDYRGLGARFTKWRAVIEIAEGKPSDACLVANADALARFAALCVEEGLVPIVEPEILMDGDHSIARSDAATERTLHFVFDALYGHRVPLEQILLKPNMVLSGYAAKPQASVREVAERTIRCFRRVVPAAVPGIVFLSGGQSDELATAHLNEMNRIGGFPWQLSFSYGRALQAPALKAWGGKQENLAEGQKAFAKRARLNSEARYGRYTEAMEKAA from the coding sequence ATGAGCCACCCCGAAGGTCACGAGCTCGAAGCCACCGCCCAGGCCCTGGTCGCCCCCGGCAAGGGCATCCTCGCCGCCGACGAGAGCACGGGCACGATCAAGAAGCGCTTCGACTCGATCCGGGTCGAGTCGACGGAGGAGAACCGGCGCGACTACCGGGAGATGCTCTTCACCACCCCGGGCTGCGAGCAGCACATCAGCGGCGTGATCCTCTACGACGAGACGATCCGCCAGAAGGCCTCCGACGGCACGCCGCTGCCGAAGCTGCTCGAGAAGCGCGGCATCATCCCGGGGATCAAGGTCGACAAGGGCACCCAGAAGCTGCCCTTCAGCGCCGACGAGAAGATCACCGAGGGGCTCGACGGGCTGCGCCAGCGGCTGGTCGACTACCGGGGCCTGGGCGCGCGCTTCACGAAGTGGCGCGCGGTGATCGAGATCGCCGAGGGCAAGCCGAGCGACGCCTGCCTCGTCGCCAACGCCGACGCGCTCGCGCGCTTCGCCGCGCTGTGCGTCGAGGAAGGCCTGGTCCCGATCGTGGAGCCCGAGATCCTGATGGACGGCGACCATTCGATCGCGCGCTCGGACGCGGCGACCGAGCGGACGCTCCACTTCGTCTTCGACGCCCTCTACGGCCACCGCGTCCCGCTCGAGCAGATCCTGCTCAAGCCGAACATGGTGCTGTCGGGCTACGCGGCGAAGCCGCAGGCTTCCGTGCGCGAGGTGGCGGAGCGCACGATCCGCTGCTTCCGGCGCGTCGTGCCGGCCGCCGTGCCGGGGATCGTATTCCTCTCGGGCGGCCAGAGCGACGAGCTCGCCACCGCGCATCTCAACGAGATGAACCGGATCGGCGGCTTCCCGTGGCAGCTCTCCTTCTCGTACGGCCGAGCGCTGCAGGCGCCGGCGCTGAAGGCCTGGGGCGGGAAACAGGAGAATCTCGCCGAGGGCCAGAAGGCCTTCGCCAAGCGGGCCCGCCTCAACAGCGAAGCGCGCTACGGCCGCTACACCGAGGCGATGGAGAAGGCGGCCTAG